tttttttttaaaaaaattatcacTCTATTTTCATGTTTCTCTGCTACTAAAAAGATTGTAGTGTCAGCGCCACCCTGTGGCTCTACGGAGCCACGGGCAAAGTCCCCACCAAAATGCCACATCGTCGCCCCGTGCCGCCTCGCAACTCCATCTCCCTAGGTCCCcccccacacacgcacacccaAATCCGGCGACCTTCAATCTCATGGATCAACAGGCCAGTGCACCCTCGCTCGCCATGCACGATATCTTCGCTCAGCCAAATGCCGAACGATGCTACCCGCGAACTCGGAACCGCTATCTCTGCTCACCCTCTCGGTCCCGACCTCACCACTGGCTGCCACTGTCGTCGCGCCTACCCTTCATGCAGTGTCTTCCTGTCTTCCTTTccccctcctcgtcgtcctccgccACCTCCAGTGATCGCGGACGGACTCCTCCGCAATAGGTGagttgcaaaacttttttatttCTGCATCACATGTGCCTCTCCAGGTCAAATCTGGTAAACAGGTGGCATTGGGGACATTGGAGTGAGGGGAGTACGGgagctgaagcgtcccctcataagagaagacttaaatgtgataacaacatcagtcctaggaggctgatgacacatttattacatcagatggttcatcaccgtacaactctacgcggtaatgggcagagaagcgtcactatcgcgaggattacaacccacacccacacaacaatattaattataaaaagggggtcatcagagtcttgcgccatgcgggatctcctgcgggtgaccctaatccacaggcaaggctgggtgcaggacggtaccctactcgatgtcttcgggaacgaagtctgggtcttcctctgtaaaaattaagaatggggtgagtacaaacgtactcagcaagtccaaccacacccacagagggggaataaacagaatataatgcacagggtaattcaaggataaggttaaggtTTAATTTTGCGGAAAGcgatattttatgcaagggttcatttgaaagaagcatttccaaaaccagttctCTTGTACCGATTAACacgaagggttgatccacacaggattcaagttttaagttgctaccggactcctcatccgccgtaacacacggcacaactgccggacacttttccaaaacaactcacgccaacccatccatttctagaagaaacactagttatgtgaccacaccgtaactcgcccattaccgtgggcacggctattcgaataggttttaactctgcagaggtgtgcaactttacccacaagcggccGGCCCGAGCCCCGGCGACGCTAGAGGGagggaaaaggaagagggaggCAAGGGGGTTTGATCCCCCCGCTCACCTTGGACTGGGACGCGGAGAGGAGGcggggcagcggtggcggcggcggccggcgaaggcttgcgtggcggcggcgctagaggCAGGGAGGTGCTGGGCAGGGCGGCGCTGCGGGTTGTGGGAGCGCCGGGGGTGCCCCtcggccccttttataggcggccgAGGCGGTGGAGATGGGAGcggggcggtggtggcggccggcgggcaccgcggggcgccattaatggtgCTCCGGCCGCTCGCGGGTGTCGTGGAGCGCGATGAGGCGAGCACATGCGACGTGACGtctcgggcaggcggcgagcgAGGCAGGCGGCTTTGTGCCGACGGCGGAGGACGCGACGCTGCTGCTCGGCAGCGGGCTTCGCGGCGGTGCACGTGGGAGGGGCCGGGCGCTGTGCGAGCACAGGAgcgacggcgcgagcggcgagggcgaggtgccagcggcgggcggcacggTGTGCGGCGTGGCCACGCTGTGCGCGTGAAGTGCGTGCTCGTGGCTTGCCGGGGCGCGGGCGTGCACAGGGCGGGTCGCGTGCGGGTCGAGCGGCGGTGTGGCGAGCGGCTGCTCTGCAGCGCGCGGGAGGGCGAGGTCGGGGCCGGGGCGTGCGTGcgtggaggagggaggcgggcCGTGCTTGCGGCGCTCGGAGGCAGGCGGGCGCGCACGTGCGGGACAAAGCAGAaggggggagagggagaaggaagaagagaggaaaaagaaaagaaaaggaaaaatggaaaaagggaggagaaaaagagaaaaagaaaaagagagggagagaaatagagagagaaagcgagagattCGCTCGGCGGCGATCGTGGCGTCGACCGCGGCTGCATGCGCACGCGCGTTGGtcgggcgtggcgcggcggtcggcggTACGCGACGCGCGGAACAGGGAAAAGAGAGGAACGAGACATCGATTGATTCGGAGATCTAATGGGACGGTTTCGGGGAAAAAGGGCTCGGGGTTTATGATGGTTTGAGCTCAATGATaagaaaatttttgaaagaaatatTTTGACGCGTGATTTAATTCGGTAAATTTTTAGGATGTTACAAGAGCTCTGGCGAAGGCTGGGACAGGAGGATTCGACAGGGCGCAGCTCAGAATGGAGGTGGGAGTCTGAGGCGATTCAACCATTTTGTAGTGGGAACTATCGAGGCATATGACTCGACGGGGTTGCATGCATGGTGCCGTTAGGTTTTCCTTACAAGAATTGGATCGAGTCGATTCGTCACCACTCTCAGATAAGAGAATCTTGATCGCCCAGTAGTGGTGAATCTAAGATTTCAAGTTAGAGTCATCCAATAGAAGAAAAATTTAAATGTTCCAGCGAATAAGTCAATCTAATCTAATAAAGATGTTATTTTCTTATTTTCACATTCTCAATTCAATTGTCAATTACTTTATACAAGAAAATAATTAATAGCTACATTTTTCTAGTAGTAAGAAATAAGATAAAATATAATATGAAAATGGAAAGGGATTAGCTCTTTGGGCCAAATCTTAGGGTGAGCTCTAGGGCTAGATCCGCCTATGTcaccgagtcacatcgtagtaaagaattgATTGTTACTCTGGCATGTATGCTATTTGTGCTCAGCTTCAAGCGAGAGTTCCGGTATTTGTTTCGATAGATGAAATCAGTGATTAAATCGGAATACTACCGACAGACTGTCGGATAACACCATTTATTAAGTTCTTGTTGGCAGGATTAACTATTCAAATAATGAATGACACACTTAAGTCAGTTTAATTTATTGGACGGTTCTGCTACGGTCTTCTCCTAAACAAATAGTATGAGAGTATTCTCTCCATGAAGTAACCTGTGTATTGCTTATTTATATTAGTATTCAGGTAAATGACTAGTTAGATAACCAATCAAAATGAGCCGGCATCATGCACCTAATTTTGCCAAAGTTGAGATTCAATTACCATGAACAATAAGAACGCATCTGATGTTTTAGAGAATATGTACTAATTTCCATAACGTACTTAAAAGTAGGCACCTTTCTGGTGATGCGTACAcaacttttcctttttttttgtgggaaaaagaagatgaaatgctctaacacccATATGCATGTCTTGGTGCTCATCGATCATTCAATTATTCTACTGCAAAGAAGAATtgaaatatatatattaatttattaatatatAAAGAGAGAGGGATCGAATGCCCACCACTAATAATTGATTTGCAAATGCATGaagaatataatataatatatttgAATGAGATCAGCTGCTTGCGTTGGTCGGTCGGGAGCATCGGATTCGCAGGGCAGCGGCGAAAAGCTAGTGCCAACGACTGTACGTTTGCCTTCAAGCCCTTTGCTTTTTGATTTTTGTAGCTAGTTTACTTTTTTATTATTTGCGTAGAAGAGCGGCATATCTTTGTATCAATAAGAGGATCTAGCTAGCTTTGTATTACTTTTTTTAACTTTTAGTCATCAGAGCTGGGGATGATGTACGTGTGCTTAGTTAATTTTAGCTGTCGTCCTGCCTACCACTGATGAATATTACTCTACTCCGATCTGCAAATTAATAACGTGTGGTAGTTGGATACGACTGCATGTCCATAGATCTGACTACATGTCCATGGAACGGGCTTACTATAGCTATAGCTTTGGACTCGTCCCTGAAAATACATTTCTAAATACGGGTGATACTAtcatccgcccctacaaatgactTTATTTGTAGAGCGGTGATGACGTCACCCGCACCTAAAAATAGTGGTATTTTCAGAGGAGGGTGATGGCATGATCCACCCCCTACAAATGGTTTcatgcaaaaaaaatcataactttttcatatgatctcggATGAAGTCAAATTTTATATTAAAATTATAGAGAATGACGAGATCTAAAAGTTTGTAGTATATAATTTTTCATTTTGAGATCAATTAATGGTGCAAAAAATTATTGTAATAAGTTCTCCAATAACTATAACTTTATAGTATCCTATAACTCAATTCATGCTTTGAGGGGTCCACAAGCTTAACTtttatatacactgaaatatactttgacatagtttttttatttgtatagttcacaataaccataGTGTAGAATTTTcactttttaatttattttgctatatgtaaagatttaaatgaatttttgaataaaatagaAAAGTATTTTTATTTGCGGGTGGTGGCGTCATCTGTTCCTAGAAACGTATTTCTAGGGCCGGGTGACGCCGTCACCGGCCCCCTATAAACCAGTTTCAGAGTTAATATAAAAAACTAGCATACCGCACAGAGTTACAAGTAAGTGTGTAGTGTGGTGGTAACAAAAGTAAGCGTGAGACTTGAGATAGGCGGTTCGAATCCTGATTTACGCACGTGTGCATATATCTCATCAAAAAAGTTATACCTCAAATAGGAGAGTGGCTTGTGGTTGTGGCTAGTTAATAGGgatattttttgtttttctatttgagtctttttcctaatttttttatgtttaaaaAACTGATTCGTAGAGGAGGGTTATgggctcacccgcccctacaataCAAATATACAATTGCATTTGCAGGGACAGACACGTTCCCTACAAATTGATTTTTAGCTGCGGGAACTAGGGGCGCGGGGTATcacatccgcccctaaaaatgggtTGTTGCCTGTTCTTAAAAATGCTTTTTGTATTGTAGCAGTGATATGCATATGCTAAATTAATTAATCTGGTGAAATAATGAAACTAAACCAATGCAAATGCGTACGCATCATACGACACGACACGATCCAGCAGCCACCCGGCCGGATCAAACTTGATCGAGAAAAAGCTAGACTATAGCATTAGATGCTGCGTGCATGCTTTTCAACAAGAGGCCCAGCTGCCCAACTAACCCTTGCACAAATATGTTGCATCGGCAGCTTCATCACATTTACATTATTCCTTGCCTTCCTTTTGATTTATTTATTGCCATTTTCTAAAACGATTATATTCTTCAATATATATGCTTGTTGTTGGAGTATGTTTAACCCTTCCTTTTCTCTCTGTGTGCAAGAACAAACTAGGTTATGCCTAGTCCTAATACTACATGTGCAAGAAACTTTTTCCTCAATGCAAATATGAATAAAATTTTGAAGCTTAGCTTTTCCAAATGAAGCATCCCACCTTCTTCGCCCTCTTTAATTTTAGCCCTTGGAGCAAAGTTGAAGGACCAAAGTGACTATTTTGCCAATTAAAATTACATGCAAAATTCTCCCGCTAGTTCTTTAATTTGTCATGATAGCTAGGTGCATCCAATTGAATGGTCTCTAGTCttggtaaaaaaaaacaaaataaaaatgaacGGTCTAGCTAGAAAAAGATCCCTTGGCCAGCTGCAAAAAACATGCATTATAAGTATATCTTATTCGATGGTACCATTCTTGAGTGCACATAAAGCAAACTAGCAACCTACTTGGTCTCCCTAGCTACAGGATTGCTCACTGCAGGAGGCCATGGCCAATTGGCCATCATATATATAAATAGCCTCCTGCGTGAGTGTGAGGTGTAAGGCAAAACAAATTGCATTGGATCCAGAGCACTTGCATgttacacatatatatacagctTCTATTGTAGTCCAACGAACAGCTAGCTATTGTTGGCTAGCATCACTCTTGGCAGCTTGGTTTTTATCAAGAGTAGTATCAACCAAGCACGCAGTGATAGATGGGCCGTTATGCTTGGGGCGATTGTAAGCCTACAGCAACAAtgctggctgttgttgttgtCTTTGCCGTGCTTAACACGCTGACAAAGATGGCTTTCAACCAAGGGATGCACACCACTGTACTCATCACACTTCGCCAGTTCactgccttcctcttcctcgccCCCATCGCCTACTTCCGAGAAAGGTAAGCATCCTTATTAGCTTTTGATTTGAACTGCGGTGTCTTTGAATCAAAGTCCTTGTACGGTGTCTTTGAATCAAAGTCGGAATTAATATGGATCTTAATTTCCTTGacaaaatttaatttgaagTTGTCTGTCTGTTCTCACATATATGATATGATATGATGCGCGTGCATGCATGTAGGAAGACAAGGCCTAAGCTGACACTAGAGATCTTTGTGTATCTCTTCTTCAGTGCAGTGCTTGGGTAAGTCGTCGTTGTGAATTATGAGTGCGTCTCTCTATGATATCACTGGTTAATTTTGAGTTGTGCTGCTAATCGATCGGCCTTCTTTGTTATATTTACATGCATGTGTAGTGCCTCACTTACCCAATGGCTATTCTTCGTGGGGCTACGGTACACCACAGCAACATTTGCATGTGCCTTCATCAACATGACTCCCATGTTCACTTTCGTTGTGGCACTTCCTTTTGGGTACGGCAATCCATCTCTTCattattgttttttattttaaaaacatTTATTTAGCTAATAAGTAATACTAATGCCATACCTAAATGAAAATATAATTGTGTCATGCGTGCTGTTGTAACTACTGCGTGCAGCATGGAAAAACTGGACCTGAAAACTGGAGCCGGCGTAGCAAAGGTTATTGGCACGACAGTAGGGTTCACTGGGGCAATCATCCTTGCACTCTACCAAGGCCCATCACTGACCTCCTCATCATCTGCACCACAAGCAATGGGTGCAGGCCACGGTGCGCATAGATGGGTGACTGGGTCTGTGGCCCTACTTGCTGCCGCAGCATGTTGGTCCTTTTGGTTCATCCTCCAGTCCAAGCTGGGGAAGAAGTACCCAGCACTCTACTCTGGAAATGCCTTGATGTTTCTGCTCAGCTTCCTTCAGATGGCTTCTGTGGGGATGGCTACAGAGAGGGACCTGTCAGTCTGGATCCTCAGAACCAAGCTTCAGATCATCACGGTGCTCTTCGTGGTAATTATTATTGCtacgtgttttttttttgctatctATAATTGATATGTATAAGAGGCAAATAATTTTATAACAGTAAC
This window of the Panicum virgatum strain AP13 chromosome 1K, P.virgatum_v5, whole genome shotgun sequence genome carries:
- the LOC120655197 gene encoding WAT1-related protein At3g30340-like translates to MGRYAWGDCKPTATMLAVVVVFAVLNTLTKMAFNQGMHTTVLITLRQFTAFLFLAPIAYFRERKTRPKLTLEIFVYLFFSAVLGASLTQWLFFVGLRYTTATFACAFINMTPMFTFVVALPFGMEKLDLKTGAGVAKVIGTTVGFTGAIILALYQGPSLTSSSSAPQAMGAGHGAHRWVTGSVALLAAAACWSFWFILQSKLGKKYPALYSGNALMFLLSFLQMASVGMATERDLSVWILRTKLQIITVLFVGIMGSGIGFLAMSWCIEQRGPVFTTAFTPLIQLIAGAINIVALHEQLHLGSALGSALVIVGLYLVLWAKTKEASGAAPSSNVNVLMVEEKSKQATKQQAQDV